Proteins encoded in a region of the Mucilaginibacter sabulilitoris genome:
- a CDS encoding DUF4129 domain-containing protein, which produces MPKLLFTFFFSLIAGLLFSVHATAPVKKAPARLHVDSSEIVVKSFNIKALKAYHNDKNFNYNGAALGEASAWDRFWDYIWNKLFSKLGNSPLAGAIIKYTFLVIAIGLLVYFIFRLMGMDAIKLLQGEARKTSLTYTESLENIHELNFDSEIEKAISQHNYRLAVRLLYLRCLKQLSDNNLIHWQIDKTNSAYVHELNDASQRQAFSLLTRQFEYVWYGGFTIDGTAFQNINQLFQNFKKQLP; this is translated from the coding sequence ATGCCCAAGCTGCTATTTACATTTTTTTTTAGCCTGATAGCCGGTCTACTTTTTTCAGTGCACGCAACAGCGCCGGTTAAAAAAGCCCCCGCTAGGTTGCATGTTGACAGTTCTGAAATAGTGGTAAAAAGCTTTAACATAAAGGCGCTAAAGGCATATCATAACGACAAGAATTTCAATTACAACGGAGCAGCGCTGGGCGAAGCATCCGCGTGGGACAGGTTTTGGGATTACATCTGGAATAAGCTTTTCAGCAAGCTTGGCAATAGCCCGTTAGCCGGTGCGATTATCAAATATACATTTCTGGTTATTGCCATCGGTTTGCTGGTATATTTTATTTTCAGGCTCATGGGCATGGATGCCATTAAATTATTACAGGGCGAAGCCCGCAAAACCAGCCTTACCTATACCGAATCGCTTGAGAATATTCATGAGCTGAATTTTGACAGCGAGATAGAGAAAGCGATATCGCAGCATAATTACAGACTGGCTGTGCGTTTGCTTTACTTAAGATGCTTAAAACAGCTGAGTGATAATAATCTGATACACTGGCAAATTGATAAAACCAATTCGGCATATGTACATGAGCTTAATGATGCATCTCAACGACAGGCATTTTCGCTACTTACCCGCCAGTTTGAATATGTATGGTATGGCGGTTTTACCATTGATGGTACAGCATTTCAAAATATAAACCAACTGTTTCAAAACTTTAAAAAGCAGCTGCCATGA
- a CDS encoding DUF4350 domain-containing protein: MKDLKIYLISATTLFIIYVVANVNRPKPVNWAETFSNKDKIPFGTYIIYDRVKDLFPGAVITSQRQPIYNVLTDNAANQASYIIICYAINPSKTDYGQLVKYIKQGNDIFIAANSFGSLFEKNLGIDTKTNLNIQQENTPVKFLNPALQSPTEYLVDKGAGNYYFNKLDTTKAIVLGNNANKMANFIKYRFGKGNLYLMTNPKMLSNYSLLTPQGALYAATVLSYVKNTKQIIWDEYYTQGSGEAESPMRVFLNNPQLQWAYYIAIFSLLGFVLFEIKRRQRIIPVIEPLTNSTLDFVTVVGQVYYEKHDNINIAHKKVLYLLGHFREYYHLKTTKLDNEFADVLAQKTGIDSKFAVELINTINFITVQTQVTDSQLIQFNKLIENFYNQSGYNGK, from the coding sequence ATGAAAGATCTGAAGATTTATCTCATTTCGGCTACAACGCTTTTTATAATTTATGTAGTAGCTAATGTAAACCGACCCAAACCGGTTAACTGGGCCGAAACATTTAGTAACAAGGATAAAATTCCCTTTGGCACTTATATTATATATGACCGGGTTAAGGACCTGTTTCCTGGCGCTGTTATTACCTCGCAGCGTCAGCCCATATATAATGTACTTACCGATAATGCCGCAAACCAGGCATCATACATTATAATATGTTACGCAATTAATCCATCAAAAACCGATTATGGGCAACTGGTGAAATATATTAAGCAGGGTAATGATATATTTATTGCTGCAAATAGTTTTGGCAGCCTATTTGAAAAAAATCTGGGTATTGATACCAAAACCAATCTTAATATACAGCAGGAAAATACTCCCGTAAAGTTTCTTAATCCGGCGTTACAATCACCAACAGAATATCTTGTTGATAAAGGTGCGGGCAACTATTATTTTAATAAACTCGATACCACAAAGGCTATTGTTTTAGGGAACAATGCTAACAAGATGGCTAACTTTATTAAGTACCGCTTTGGCAAAGGCAATTTGTATTTAATGACCAACCCTAAAATGTTGAGCAACTACAGCTTGCTTACTCCGCAGGGAGCCCTATACGCTGCCACTGTTTTATCGTACGTAAAAAACACCAAACAAATTATCTGGGACGAATACTACACCCAGGGATCGGGTGAGGCGGAATCGCCGATGAGGGTATTTTTAAATAACCCGCAATTACAATGGGCATATTATATTGCTATTTTTAGCTTGCTCGGTTTTGTGTTATTTGAGATAAAACGCCGTCAACGCATTATTCCGGTAATAGAACCGCTTACAAACTCCACTTTAGATTTTGTTACCGTTGTTGGCCAGGTTTATTACGAAAAACACGACAATATCAATATTGCCCATAAAAAAGTGCTTTACCTGCTGGGGCATTTCAGAGAATATTATCACCTGAAAACCACCAAACTTGATAACGAATTTGCAGATGTACTCGCTCAGAAAACAGGCATTGACAGTAAGTTTGCGGTAGAACTTATTAATACCATCAACTTTATCACTGTACAGACACAGGTTACTGATAGTCAATTAATTCAATTCAATAAACTGATAGAAAATTTTTACAATCAATCCGGATATAATGGAAAATGA
- a CDS encoding AAA family ATPase, protein MENENFGKEIDLNKSSIEGNEGFEKRTDLSKLSTAVDQIKNTLAKIIVGQHESIDLLIAGILADGHILIEGVPGVAKTLTAKLISKAIDAHYSRIQFTPDLMPSDILGTSVFNPKSTEFEFKQGPIFGNIILIDEINRAPAKTQSALFEVMEERQVTIDGHTYKMQEPFTVLATQNPVEQEGTYRLPEAQLDRFLFKVEIKYPSLEEEIAIITQQHQQKTTDQLSHIQPVLSAADVIALRQQVRALHVEAKLLEFTARIIFESRNNKSLYLGGSPRASLAMINAAKALAAIKGRDFVTPEDIIYVAAPVLRHRIMLTPDKEMEGVSPDDVVAQIIQKIEIPR, encoded by the coding sequence ATGGAAAATGAGAATTTTGGAAAAGAAATCGATCTGAATAAATCCAGTATCGAAGGGAATGAGGGCTTTGAAAAAAGAACCGACCTGAGTAAGCTCAGCACCGCGGTTGATCAAATAAAAAACACGCTTGCCAAAATCATTGTGGGCCAGCATGAATCAATAGACTTACTGATTGCCGGCATACTGGCCGACGGGCATATTTTAATTGAAGGCGTACCGGGAGTAGCCAAAACGCTTACCGCAAAGCTCATTTCAAAAGCTATTGACGCACATTACTCACGCATCCAGTTCACTCCCGACCTGATGCCTTCAGATATATTGGGCACCTCGGTATTTAATCCTAAAAGCACCGAGTTTGAATTTAAACAGGGGCCTATATTTGGTAATATCATCCTGATAGATGAAATAAACCGGGCGCCTGCCAAAACCCAATCGGCTTTATTTGAGGTAATGGAAGAGCGCCAGGTTACTATTGACGGGCATACCTATAAAATGCAGGAACCCTTTACCGTACTGGCTACCCAGAACCCGGTTGAACAAGAAGGTACTTATCGCCTGCCCGAAGCCCAGTTAGATAGGTTTTTGTTTAAGGTAGAAATTAAATATCCGTCACTTGAAGAAGAAATAGCGATTATAACACAGCAGCACCAGCAAAAAACAACCGATCAGCTGAGCCATATACAACCGGTTTTATCAGCCGCCGACGTTATTGCCCTACGCCAGCAGGTTAGAGCATTACATGTAGAAGCTAAACTGCTTGAATTTACTGCCCGGATCATTTTCGAAAGCCGCAATAATAAATCATTATATCTTGGTGGCTCGCCGCGAGCTTCGCTGGCCATGATCAATGCTGCCAAAGCACTGGCAGCCATTAAAGGTCGCGACTTTGTGACACCCGAAGATATAATATATGTAGCAGCGCCTGTTTTAAGGCACCGTATTATGCTTACTCCCGATAAAGAAATGGAAGGCGTGAGCCCGGACGATGTGGTAGCTCAAATTATACAGAAAATTGAAATACCACGATAA
- a CDS encoding DUF58 domain-containing protein: MKNIISLFYKNLFLTNRLFAALACSVVLFLFDFFFPWMGIIPELVFWALIVLVIIDMLLLYKPAKGVFARRHAPERLSNSDNNELGVYIENLYTFNVSVGIIDEIPFQFQKRDVWFKTALEPRERKLINYILRPTRRGEYEFGDIRVYVKSPLGLIRRRYNFDQAETLPVYPSFLQMRKYELMAISNRLTDIGIKKMRRIGHSLEFEQVKTYVTGDDYRTINWKATARQGNLMVNSYTDEKSQHVYSIIDKSRAMKMPFEGLSLLDYAINASLVLSNVALLKEDKAGLITISEKLGAVVPADRRPAHLNKILEVLYKEKTRYLETDMEMLYATIRKVIKQRSLVVFFTNFESLNALQRQLPFLRRIAKYHLLLVVFFENTELKTLSEMPAADVEGIYIKTIAEKFAYDKKLIVKELSRHGIQSILSAPQNLTVNTINRYLEIKAKQKI; the protein is encoded by the coding sequence GTGAAAAATATTATCAGCCTTTTTTATAAAAACCTCTTTTTAACCAACCGCTTGTTTGCAGCGCTGGCTTGCAGCGTTGTGCTGTTTTTGTTCGATTTCTTTTTTCCGTGGATGGGGATTATTCCCGAGCTGGTATTTTGGGCGCTGATAGTATTGGTTATTATTGATATGCTGTTGCTATATAAACCGGCCAAAGGTGTGTTTGCCAGACGGCATGCCCCCGAACGATTGAGCAACAGCGATAATAACGAGCTGGGCGTATATATTGAAAACCTGTACACCTTTAATGTAAGCGTGGGTATTATTGATGAAATACCTTTTCAGTTTCAAAAGCGCGATGTTTGGTTTAAAACTGCTTTAGAGCCCCGGGAGCGCAAACTGATCAACTATATATTGCGCCCAACCCGGCGTGGCGAATATGAATTTGGTGATATCAGGGTTTATGTTAAATCGCCATTAGGCTTAATAAGACGGCGTTATAATTTTGATCAGGCCGAAACATTGCCGGTGTATCCTTCCTTTTTGCAGATGCGTAAATACGAGCTGATGGCTATATCAAACCGGCTTACCGACATTGGCATAAAAAAAATGAGGAGGATTGGGCATAGCCTTGAGTTTGAGCAGGTAAAAACCTATGTTACCGGCGATGACTACCGTACCATTAACTGGAAAGCCACCGCAAGACAGGGCAACTTAATGGTAAACTCCTATACCGACGAAAAATCACAGCATGTATATAGCATAATTGACAAATCAAGGGCCATGAAAATGCCTTTTGAAGGATTAAGTCTGTTAGATTATGCTATAAATGCCAGTTTGGTACTATCAAACGTGGCATTGTTAAAGGAGGACAAAGCGGGTTTGATCACTATATCTGAAAAACTGGGGGCTGTAGTCCCCGCCGACAGGCGCCCGGCACATCTCAACAAGATATTGGAAGTTTTATACAAAGAGAAAACACGATACCTGGAAACCGATATGGAGATGCTGTACGCTACCATTCGTAAAGTAATTAAACAGCGTAGCCTGGTAGTGTTTTTTACCAACTTTGAAAGTTTGAATGCCTTGCAGCGGCAATTACCCTTCTTGAGAAGGATAGCCAAATATCATTTACTTCTGGTAGTTTTCTTTGAAAATACCGAACTCAAAACGCTGAGTGAAATGCCAGCGGCTGATGTTGAGGGTATTTACATCAAAACCATAGCCGAGAAATTTGCCTATGATAAAAAACTTATTGTAAAGGAACTGTCCAGGCATGGTATACAGTCTATTTTAAGCGCACCGCAAAATCTTACTGTTAATACCATTAACCGCTACCTGGAAATAAAGGCCAAACAGAAAATATAA
- a CDS encoding mechanosensitive ion channel family protein, with translation MEVKGYYQDFHNWLVQHGPKYVGGLIIFLIGLWIIRFLRSRLRNRMLKRGIHSSLQPFFLSLTITTLYVLLVIWVMNFIGWEMTIFTTIIGAFSVAAGLALSGTFQNFAGGVLILLLKPFELNDSIVAQGQDGKVTSIQMFYTVLLTADNKTVIIPNGKLFNEVIINVTREGKRRLDFEVKVAYANDIELVKTIMQKAIDTTDNLLKNPASRIGISSLEIDSIRFLVNVWVNPTNFLTAKIALQEKIIKDLAAAGVNFPKAG, from the coding sequence ATGGAAGTAAAAGGATATTATCAGGATTTTCACAATTGGCTTGTTCAACACGGGCCCAAATATGTTGGCGGACTAATTATATTCTTAATTGGTCTTTGGATTATAAGATTTCTACGTTCGCGGCTCCGCAACCGGATGCTTAAAAGAGGCATTCACTCATCACTGCAACCCTTCTTTTTAAGTTTAACAATTACTACACTTTATGTGCTGCTCGTTATATGGGTAATGAACTTTATTGGTTGGGAAATGACCATTTTTACAACCATTATAGGGGCGTTCAGTGTGGCCGCAGGCTTAGCTCTGTCAGGTACGTTCCAAAATTTTGCAGGTGGCGTACTAATACTTTTATTAAAGCCCTTTGAGCTTAATGACAGTATAGTAGCCCAGGGACAGGATGGTAAGGTAACATCCATACAGATGTTTTATACGGTTTTGCTTACTGCCGATAATAAAACGGTTATTATTCCCAATGGTAAATTATTTAATGAGGTTATTATAAACGTAACCCGCGAAGGCAAGCGCCGTCTTGATTTTGAAGTAAAAGTGGCCTATGCCAATGATATTGAATTGGTAAAAACAATTATGCAAAAAGCCATAGATACCACGGATAATTTATTAAAGAATCCGGCCTCGCGCATAGGTATCAGCAGTTTGGAAATTGATTCTATCAGGTTTTTAGTAAACGTGTGGGTTAACCCCACTAATTTTTTGACTGCCAAAATAGCCCTGCAGGAAAAAATCATTAAAGATCTGGCCGCAGCCGGCGTTAATTTCCCTAAAGCCGGGTAG
- the groL gene encoding chaperonin GroEL (60 kDa chaperone family; promotes refolding of misfolded polypeptides especially under stressful conditions; forms two stacked rings of heptamers to form a barrel-shaped 14mer; ends can be capped by GroES; misfolded proteins enter the barrel where they are refolded when GroES binds), with amino-acid sequence MAKQVKYNVEARDALKRGVDILANAVKVTLGPKGRNVIIDKKFGSPAITKDGVTVAKEIELKDALENMGAQMVKEVASKTADIAGDGTTTATVLAQAIVTAGIKNVAAGANPMDLKRGIDKAVAAVVENLKSQSQTVGEDNNKIKQVASISANNDEVIGSLIAEAMEKVGKDGVITVEEAKGTETEVRTVEGMQFDRGYLSPYFVTNADKMEAELENPYILIYDKKISSMKELLPILEKQVQTGKPLLIIAEDLDGEALATLVVNKIRGSLKVAAVKAPGFGDRRKAMLEDIAILTGGTLISEERGYKLENADLSYLGTAEKIVIDKDNTTIINGAGSAEEIKGRVSQIKSQIESTTSDYDREKLQERLAKLSGGVAVLYVGAATEVEMKEKKDRVDDALHATRAAVEEGIVAGGGVAFIRAVAALTDLKGDNEDENTGIQIIRRAIEEPLRQICENAGIEGSIVVQKVKEGTADFGYNARTDKYENLIGAGVIDPTKVGRVALENAASIAAMLLTTEVVLADDPEDAPAGGPPMGGGGMGGMM; translated from the coding sequence ATGGCAAAACAAGTTAAATACAATGTTGAAGCACGCGACGCCTTAAAACGCGGTGTTGATATTTTAGCTAATGCAGTTAAAGTAACATTAGGTCCTAAAGGCAGAAACGTTATTATTGATAAAAAATTCGGCTCACCAGCTATCACTAAAGATGGTGTAACTGTAGCTAAAGAAATTGAACTGAAAGACGCTCTTGAAAATATGGGCGCTCAAATGGTTAAAGAAGTTGCATCAAAAACTGCTGATATTGCAGGTGATGGCACTACAACTGCTACCGTTTTGGCTCAGGCTATTGTTACTGCAGGTATCAAAAACGTAGCGGCAGGTGCTAACCCAATGGATTTGAAACGTGGTATTGACAAGGCTGTTGCAGCTGTTGTTGAAAACTTAAAATCACAGTCACAAACCGTTGGCGAAGACAATAACAAAATAAAACAAGTAGCATCAATTTCTGCTAATAATGACGAGGTTATCGGTTCATTAATTGCAGAAGCTATGGAAAAAGTTGGTAAAGACGGTGTAATTACTGTTGAAGAAGCAAAAGGTACTGAAACTGAAGTTAGAACTGTAGAAGGTATGCAGTTTGACCGTGGTTACCTTTCTCCTTACTTTGTTACCAATGCTGATAAAATGGAAGCAGAATTGGAAAATCCTTACATCCTGATCTATGATAAAAAGATCTCTTCGATGAAAGAATTGCTTCCAATACTTGAGAAACAAGTACAAACCGGCAAACCATTATTAATTATTGCTGAAGATCTTGACGGCGAAGCATTGGCTACATTAGTAGTTAACAAAATCCGTGGTTCACTGAAAGTAGCAGCAGTTAAAGCTCCAGGCTTTGGTGACCGTCGTAAAGCAATGTTAGAAGATATCGCTATCCTTACAGGCGGTACTTTAATCTCTGAAGAAAGAGGTTACAAATTAGAAAATGCTGACCTTAGCTACTTAGGCACAGCTGAAAAAATCGTTATTGATAAAGATAATACTACCATCATTAACGGTGCTGGTTCTGCCGAAGAAATTAAAGGCCGTGTAAGCCAGATCAAATCTCAGATCGAATCAACTACTTCTGATTATGACCGCGAAAAATTACAAGAGCGTTTAGCCAAATTATCTGGCGGTGTTGCTGTATTATATGTAGGTGCTGCTACAGAGGTTGAAATGAAAGAGAAAAAAGACCGCGTTGACGATGCTTTACACGCAACACGTGCTGCTGTTGAAGAAGGTATTGTTGCAGGTGGTGGCGTTGCCTTCATCCGCGCGGTAGCTGCATTAACTGATCTTAAAGGCGATAACGAAGACGAGAACACTGGTATCCAGATCATCCGTCGTGCTATTGAAGAGCCTTTACGTCAGATCTGCGAAAACGCCGGTATTGAGGGTTCAATTGTGGTGCAAAAAGTTAAAGAAGGCACTGCCGACTTTGGTTACAATGCACGTACCGATAAATACGAAAACCTGATTGGCGCCGGTGTTATCGATCCAACTAAAGTAGGTCGTGTAGCATTAGAAAATGCGGCTTCAATTGCAGCCATGTTGTTAACAACTGAAGTTGTATTGGCCGATGATCCTGAAGATGCTCCAGCTGGCGGTCCACCAATGGGCGGCGGCGGTATGGGCGGCATGATGTAA
- the groES gene encoding co-chaperone GroES, with product MSLNIKPIGDRVVVEAAAAEEKTASGIIIPDTAKEKPQRGTIVAVGDGKVDEPLTVKVGDQVLYGKYAGTEITYEGKEYLIMRESDIYAVL from the coding sequence ATGTCATTAAACATCAAACCAATCGGAGACAGGGTTGTGGTAGAAGCTGCAGCTGCCGAAGAGAAGACCGCTTCGGGAATTATTATCCCGGATACCGCTAAAGAGAAACCTCAGCGTGGAACTATTGTTGCCGTAGGCGACGGTAAAGTAGATGAGCCTTTAACTGTAAAAGTTGGTGACCAGGTTTTATATGGAAAATACGCAGGTACCGAAATTACCTATGAAGGTAAAGAGTATTTAATTATGCGCGAATCTGATATTTACGCGGTACTGTAA
- the secG gene encoding preprotein translocase subunit SecG codes for MYLVLIIITIIICILLGLIVLIQNPKGGGLASNFSSSSQLMGVQKTGDFLEKGTWALAIGVMVLSLAINVSLKGGTSAGNDNPALRDQIEKASKPTTPASAPLTLPSTPPPANKPADKPAK; via the coding sequence ATGTATTTAGTTTTAATTATCATTACCATTATCATTTGCATCCTTTTAGGGCTTATTGTATTGATCCAGAACCCTAAGGGCGGTGGTTTGGCATCAAATTTTTCAAGTTCATCACAATTGATGGGTGTACAAAAAACAGGCGATTTTTTAGAAAAAGGTACCTGGGCACTGGCCATTGGTGTAATGGTTTTATCACTGGCAATTAATGTGTCATTAAAGGGCGGTACATCAGCCGGTAATGATAACCCGGCACTTCGCGATCAGATTGAGAAGGCCTCAAAACCTACAACCCCTGCAAGCGCGCCGCTTACTTTGCCTTCAACACCTCCGCCGGCAAATAAGCCTGCTGATAAACCTGCAAAATAA
- a CDS encoding LptE family protein, which translates to MKRFFSVVVICSLSLFLSSCYTLKNASIPPALKTIDVQFFENNAPLVVNNLSQTFTEALKDRIRTQSRLSITRNESDATMSGSITGYTIAPVSIEAVANNVAPIADANRLTITVQVKFVYEADKKLNFDQAFTSQTDFRGDIGAQEQTLIQDLVKKLTEDIFNKAFSNW; encoded by the coding sequence ATGAAAAGATTTTTTTCGGTTGTGGTTATTTGTTCATTAAGTTTATTCTTATCCTCTTGTTACACGCTAAAAAACGCATCTATTCCACCGGCCTTAAAAACCATTGATGTTCAGTTTTTTGAAAATAACGCGCCGCTTGTAGTTAACAACCTGAGCCAAACGTTCACTGAGGCTTTAAAAGACAGGATCCGTACGCAAAGCCGTTTAAGTATTACGCGTAATGAGAGTGATGCTACCATGTCGGGCAGTATAACCGGATATACTATTGCCCCGGTTTCAATTGAGGCTGTAGCTAATAATGTGGCCCCTATTGCCGATGCAAACAGGTTAACCATCACGGTACAGGTGAAATTTGTTTACGAAGCCGATAAAAAACTTAATTTTGATCAGGCTTTTACCAGTCAAACAGATTTTAGGGGCGATATTGGTGCGCAGGAACAAACCCTGATACAGGATCTTGTAAAGAAGCTTACAGAAGATATTTTTAATAAAGCCTTTTCTAATTGGTAG
- a CDS encoding sigma-54 interaction domain-containing protein: MEVQEIKQRFGIIGNSPLLNRAINIANQVSPTDISVLITGESGSGKEVFSHIIHQMSPRKHGPFIAVNCGAIPEGTIDSELFGHEKGAYTGAVGERKGYFETVNGGTIFLDEIAEMPLGTQARLLRVLESGQYIKVGSSKVEKTNVRVIAATNVDVYEAVKNGKFREDLYYRLNTVPLRIPPLRDRKEDVYLLFRKFTSDFTDKYRTPPIQLDEEAQQVLVNYSWPGNVRQLKNMAEQLAVLERDRIITAQTLLTYIPHETGNRNLPMRLENQPKEDFSERDILYKVLFDMKRDMVELKKLVADIIEHGGVAANYSNHSQTINQLYRDIELPGNPETQFTLQQPVNTGNSNSSGNANVDSYNITHEAEEVEESLSLIEKESDLIRKALKKHKGKRKLAANELGISERTLYRKIKELNL, encoded by the coding sequence ATGGAAGTACAAGAAATAAAACAACGCTTCGGTATCATTGGTAACTCGCCTTTGCTTAACCGGGCTATAAATATTGCTAACCAGGTATCGCCTACAGATATTTCGGTATTAATTACCGGTGAAAGCGGTAGCGGAAAAGAAGTGTTTTCGCACATCATTCACCAGATGAGCCCGCGTAAACATGGGCCGTTTATTGCCGTAAACTGTGGTGCTATCCCGGAAGGTACTATTGATTCTGAATTGTTCGGACACGAAAAAGGCGCCTATACAGGTGCTGTTGGTGAACGCAAAGGTTATTTTGAAACCGTAAACGGTGGTACTATATTTTTAGATGAAATAGCCGAAATGCCGCTGGGTACCCAGGCACGCTTACTGCGGGTGCTGGAATCTGGCCAATACATAAAGGTAGGTTCATCAAAGGTGGAGAAAACTAATGTACGTGTTATTGCAGCTACCAATGTTGATGTATATGAGGCCGTAAAAAACGGTAAATTCAGGGAGGACCTTTATTATCGTTTAAATACAGTACCGCTGAGGATACCTCCATTGCGCGATAGGAAAGAGGATGTTTACCTGCTTTTCAGAAAATTTACATCTGATTTTACTGATAAATACCGTACGCCGCCAATTCAGCTTGATGAAGAGGCTCAGCAGGTTTTAGTCAATTATTCATGGCCGGGTAACGTGAGGCAGCTTAAAAATATGGCCGAACAACTGGCAGTATTAGAGCGGGATCGCATTATTACGGCGCAAACGTTGCTTACCTATATTCCGCATGAAACAGGTAACCGTAATTTGCCTATGCGCCTGGAGAACCAACCTAAAGAAGATTTCTCAGAAAGGGACATTTTATATAAAGTGCTGTTTGATATGAAGCGCGACATGGTAGAACTAAAAAAGCTTGTTGCAGATATTATTGAGCATGGTGGCGTGGCCGCTAATTATAGTAATCATTCGCAAACAATTAACCAGTTGTACCGTGATATTGAGTTGCCAGGGAATCCGGAAACACAATTTACCTTGCAACAACCCGTTAATACCGGTAATAGTAACAGCAGTGGTAATGCCAATGTTGATTCTTATAATATAACGCACGAGGCTGAGGAGGTTGAAGAATCATTATCGCTGATTGAAAAAGAATCGGACCTTATAAGGAAAGCCTTAAAAAAGCATAAAGGTAAACGCAAGCTGGCTGCCAATGAACTGGGCATATCAGAAAGAACATTATATAGAAAAATAAAAGAATTAAACTTGTAG